gaaagaggaaacgaCTGAACAATACCAAAGAAACGATCAAAGAGACACTAAAACGAATAAGGAAGAAtttctgaataattttaatactttcccATCAACGACCGCTTCGTCAATTATCGAAAGTACCATCAAAGCAAGTACGAATCTTCACGAACCACGTTCTTCGATATCAAATGGATCCAGTGCTTTGAACAATTCTACTGACGTAAATTCCGAGCTTTTTAATGAGAAACATTCCATCGATACAGAGGACAGTGGTTCTCAAACATCTAGACCAGTCGAATTTCTAGAATCTCCTCAAAAGACGCAAAGCAAGTTCCAGATAAAGGTGCCAGATCTACCTGAAGGATCCACTTTATTTAATCGTTATACGACTCAGAATGATGAACCTAGTTCAAGAACGACTGAGATACCGAGGTTCCAGAGCATTGGTTCTGACGATTATGTCGATCAGTCTACTTCTTTCGATAAAAGCACAGGAGTAACGAGCAATTACGGAAACGTAGAGATCTCTGAAGTCTCCAGTTTGCAGAATCATGGTAGTACAGTGGCTAGACCCCTAGTACCCTCCACTGGGTCGTggctttcttcctctttctctgaTCAATCGAATACCAAAAGTCCGACGAAAGATTACACCAGACCCGAAGAAGGTGAATCTCCTCACACAAATCATTTTGATCTTTCTTTCAAATCTACGAACGACACTGAAGGGAAACTTGAGGATAATAAAAAGAGTGAACTTCGGTTTACCACAGATGATGCTGTTCAGAATTCCAGGACGATTTCTGTGAGTGCAAGCACCGTGTCTCCGCCAAAGATTATAAAAGCTATAACATCCTCAGGTTTCGTGAACTCCTCAGGAAGCGTTTCAATAATTAAAACCTCCGAAGAATTGTCGACACAGGAACCGATCAGAATTTCGACATCTCCCGCGACTAAATCTGTCGATATTGAATCTTCCGTGTCAACTTTCAGACCTGTAACGCATAGGAGTATAGAAGCAAGCAGAAGCTTGGAAGAGAAGTCGAAAGATGACAGAGATGGCGTAGAAGCTTCGACCGTGAATACTTTACTTGGGTCCATCATGCCAGAAACTTTAAAGCACATCGAAGAAGCTATAGAGAAGAATAATTCGCCTTACCAAGTGACATTGACGATGAACAAAGGCGCAGAGCTGATAGCTACCGGACAAGATATAATTAGCAAACTGATAGCCCAACAGGGCAAAGAAACGTCGACTCTCAATGACGAGATACACGAactagaaataattaaatctttGGAGCCAGAAGTTCATGGAATGACAGAGCTACAGATCACTGCGGCGAATATTTCGGACGTGAGAAATGCGTCTAACTTCGGAAACGATTTTATCAGTTCCGATCTAAccgattttaagagaaataacCCGAATACAGTCAGTCTTCTTCAACTGATGTCGGAATTAATGAAGCAAGATCGAGTTCCTCGGCCATTTTCCCTGTCAGTCGCTCAAAATCCGGAACTGCAGACAGTAAATTCGAACGTGCAACAGCCGGATGAAGCGACATTTAGGTCTCAAGATAGTTCTACGCAGTCGAACTCGAAAACCTCTGCTCCTCGATCGAAAGAAGGGATTCTGGGTCAGCTAGAGCAGCATTTCGGAGAACCTCTTTACagagaacagaaaaaaatatttgatcttCCTGAGGAACAGAGATCGATTGATTTCCAGACTGTAGTTCTTCTCAGGAACACGAATAAATACGAGGAATCGAGCACCGATAAGACGATCGTGCCGACGATTGCTCAAACGAATTCTAATGTAGATATTAGATCGACGACGACATCTACGCCGAAGACCACGTTTACCACGAAATCTGAGAAGACTGTGGTGAAAACAGAATTTGTTCCATCGATTGGATTCTCTTTCGACACCGACGAGGGTAGAGAAGAATACGTTGAGGCTGTTTTAGGTGGCCTGATCGAGCCACAGGCAGCAGAAAgtcagaagaaagaaattatcttAAAAGAGAAACCGGAGGGAGAGacgtttttaaaaaagaatgaaacaaCAAAAAGTGTCCCGGAAGAGATTTAAGGGTCGTTTCTAGGATGATTTTTCCAGGGATGAACTTAGGTTTAGAACGAAATCTGTGATGTCCTGCCGTTTCGTGCTTTTTATGATAGATCTTCTCGaccatcttttttcttctcctttaatcgatatttttgaatattttcttttttattctcggGGGTATTACGAGTTTGAGACTTTTGTAATTAACGTCTCTTCCTTCGTGAgtgaaaaatataacgaatCATTGAATGCAGAGGGATTATGGTATAATAATTGGAAGTGGGGAATTAATAgctttttttactatttatgttgcgagagaattaaaaatttcttttctcctccttATCGATTGAGAGGATTACAAGTGCgaaatttgtatgaaattaaCGTTCCTTGTTTCgtgatttaaaatttcaatgagCTTTTGGTGGAAGTCTTGGAAGACGgagattaataatttcttgttaCCATTTATGTCGTAAGCGAAGAAAAAGGGCTGATATATAATTAGTTTCATTAACTCTTCCTAGGATATtcttacttttaattaaagcGACTAACAAAACAGCGAGTTGGGCGTAAAATGTCTTTAAGGTTTTAAGATAGAACTAGACGTAACATGTATAAAATGGTAattatattatcgttgttgATAAGATCTATCATTGGTATTCAGAAAAACAATATCGTTACTATTTGATAATACAAAGTACGTTTTACTAACTTGATAACCTACCAATGACAAGGAACAGGGTTTCGATACTGTAAACTATAGATTCGTAGATGTGTGTGTTAATGTATGTACGAGTGTGCAAGAAGCAATAGTAATTATACGACTATTAAATTGTACCTTATGTAACCCAACATTCTAACGATTCTTAAATATATCCTATCGTTGAGAAGAAGAGcttctttatttccttttgAAATTCCTTTACACTTGTAAACTTTGAATCTTTTTAAACTtggttatttaaaatttagaattcgataagtttgaaattttaaaatattctacaattcgaaattttgaaaactCGGAAATCTGGAGTTTGGAAGCTAAAAGATtcgaaaataacgaaattattcgattaaatattttttaaatacaaacattcaagatttaaaaattaacgttTCGAAATTCGCAAAATAAGCAATTTTCCccgttgttaattaattacacaaaCATACTTTTCTCTAGCTTGCCTCTATTCACAAAACGTTGGTTATTTGCCATGGCAACATCGATACATCAAGTTTCGTAATTCGTACGCGTTTAATCGATTCATAGTGTAAAGTACTAGGTTAAAGTGCTCAAGCCTTCTTGTAAACAGTCTACGAATCTTATCGAACGATTAAGTagtcaaataattaatattttgagtcagaattattataaaagcaaGACGAGTCAAAAAGAGCAATGACACAGCTATCTTAATGTACTAGAAGAATAAAGATTTTGCATGAGACGTTGAAGTTATCGAaacttttgaaaattctttaaGAAGATACTATCgcgaaaattttaattgatcaAATTATGGCTGAGTCAGAAAGCGAATTTATAAAACCTGACGTCGAAggcgaagacgaagaagacgaagataAAACGGATGACCATAGTTTACCAAGTAAACATTCTTTGATACACATGGACTAtcggtaataaaataaatacatatttctacGATTTAATAAACACAAATGATTAATTGAAACAAATGATTAATTGTGATAGGATAATGTGGATACGGAACAGAGTGATAAAATTTTTGGGTATAAGTGGTTACGAGCTGCTCTTCTACAGACTTCTAAATGTAAATAACAAACTTATatcgaaattattgaaaagtaATCGAATATCCTTTAGATATTTCTACCAATctacaataaaataacatcTCGTCCTTCTCAAATCAAAGCCACGAATAtgcaaattttaaaatgtacgacgaaaacgaaatcAGGGCAGAGATTTATTTCGCTTGAAAGAATCGGTATACTTTAAGACATAGAaaatcatttctttttaaacgatttttcACACTTTCTCGTCAACTTTCGCCTTTACCTCACCTTTGtcacgagaaagaaaataaacgcGCGATTCAAAACTATAGGCAAACAATCGATACTTCGAGGACAAGCTACTCAATTTTCTGCTACTGGATCTCTATGGTGTGACCGATCTCGAGAGAAAGGTGATCTTTTTCTACTGCACCTATTCCACTGAAATCATCCACGTAGAAGTTCCGGTCTGGGAAAGTAAGTAGTTCATCTTTCTTAAACTAATTATAGTGAACACGAATCAGATAGATCGCTGTATCGACTCTAAGGATATAAATTACTTTGTTATTGATGGATGATAGGCAAGCACGGTGTTGGTAAATTAGCCGCTTTGACGGCATTGTCGATGAAAAGGAAAAGTCGTAAGTTGAGAGGAATAATCTTTggtaaattgtatttttaacaattcaatTTTGTCGTGCACAGTTTGGTAGAATCCTGTTACATTCCATCCTTCCAATGGATTACTGGTTTAGTAAATCACATTTCCAACGATCCAAGTGACTTTTTTATCCacaattttctatattctgTTACGTTCTGCCTTTTTGATAGTACACCTTTTTggtaaattgtattttcaacGCTTCAAATGAATTTGCTATGCACAGTTTGTTAGCTTCTTTGTCTCTGTGGGGTGAACCAAAGCGTAGGATTGTCGTTTATGGATTTATGCTTCGATCAAAGTGCTAAAGCACGTGTTTGGTATTTACAGCTAAGCTACTGGATTGATAGTCGCACGTCGAACGTACGACGAGTTATAATATCAATGATAATCCACAGGAAAGGCGGAGAAAGTTTcacaaaaggaaagaaagaaaagaagagcgAAGAAAACAAAAGCAAAACCATCCAAGCTCGATCCACTTGCTCTTTTGCGTCAAGTCGAGGAATCCACGATGACGATTCAATCAGAGCAAAAATCAATGATAAGCACTCGTACCGACGACGACACGGAAGATACAGAAGACGAAGGGGAAGAAGACGAGGGAagggaggaggaggaagaaggagaagaaggcgATTCGCGAGAAGCGAAAGAGATAGGAAGCGgcgatacaatttttaaaacgaaagaCTCGGAGAAAAGTGCTGCGATCGGTAAATTACACGAATGCTattgcaattataaaataaacatattcgatgaaacgatcccgattcttttaattttcagaCACTCCAGGCTTCGTACCGCCGCCAGGAGAAGAACACAAATATATTATGACCAAGGTACTCGATTACATCCACGTGCGACATTATCGTTCG
This genomic window from Bombus fervidus isolate BK054 chromosome 5, iyBomFerv1, whole genome shotgun sequence contains:
- the LOC139987288 gene encoding uncharacterized protein; translation: MPTTLPVLYLVTLVLCNVHCSLEHEIPRRSFLSRRAIDGTRGRKFFDPEEEGAFDSYGSAGGQYDPYQEKTDLSDIRRNVPGEPGIDYPAYTTLPQTGFTCEGRSRGYYADEVAGCQVFHVCHDVLVSSFLCPIGSVFSQKLLTCDWWTKVDCSASSKYIDVNRNSYQQDDDEMIRNAYAMISLQSGTDVTKDGLVDPDRTGSVVDYQRGPGRILDYSSVDTTGNDLRTNFEDYRRPANRDFLSPYQFKDKKPEISGNYQGKFYSGEKSRSPYEDSPIIRVQKINDPGYGDQRNKDFQETYRRPSEFTNQFQPSYAPTVPTVTTTTRRFYSPTVPTTFKSSTLAYNKLDQAIDSSEYYLSRSRSNSFVTPPTRVFSNDDKSRQDLERDLKISEAVSARKPSRDDDYNRQESYEYDYDDVNSDETRDERPKERFQVRVLDDFNYNRTKVSNGGSSLFDRVYAGFNHNSNDEEPLDDFETRGSIGLGHAFHQSFRGISVDEQNPARDETKVYGETQRGINFNKEEIKYTLVRPEPTRYPGEKKEETTEQYQRNDQRDTKTNKEEFLNNFNTFPSTTASSIIESTIKASTNLHEPRSSISNGSSALNNSTDVNSELFNEKHSIDTEDSGSQTSRPVEFLESPQKTQSKFQIKVPDLPEGSTLFNRYTTQNDEPSSRTTEIPRFQSIGSDDYVDQSTSFDKSTGVTSNYGNVEISEVSSLQNHGSTVARPLVPSTGSWLSSSFSDQSNTKSPTKDYTRPEEGESPHTNHFDLSFKSTNDTEGKLEDNKKSELRFTTDDAVQNSRTISVSASTVSPPKIIKAITSSGFVNSSGSVSIIKTSEELSTQEPIRISTSPATKSVDIESSVSTFRPVTHRSIEASRSLEEKSKDDRDGVEASTVNTLLGSIMPETLKHIEEAIEKNNSPYQVTLTMNKGAELIATGQDIISKLIAQQGKETSTLNDEIHELEIIKSLEPEVHGMTELQITAANISDVRNASNFGNDFISSDLTDFKRNNPNTVSLLQLMSELMKQDRVPRPFSLSVAQNPELQTVNSNVQQPDEATFRSQDSSTQSNSKTSAPRSKEGILGQLEQHFGEPLYREQKKIFDLPEEQRSIDFQTVVLLRNTNKYEESSTDKTIVPTIAQTNSNVDIRSTTTSTPKTTFTTKSEKTVVKTEFVPSIGFSFDTDEGREEYVEAVLGGLIEPQAAESQKKEIILKEKPEGETFLKKNETTKSVPEEI